One Dermacentor silvarum isolate Dsil-2018 chromosome 10, BIME_Dsil_1.4, whole genome shotgun sequence genomic window carries:
- the LOC119431601 gene encoding solute carrier family 35 member G1, translated as MTTSWSSPDLQPLLPPADDEAINQEGFEPTACDGELCASRVGDEDDQNARTTSGPHPWQLYKGLAFCTLSSFCFSICTVIVKRLNYIPAAELAAVRGLGILVFTAPLLVLSREPPLGPSDLRALLVLRGLLGATNLCLSFYAVQHMPMADATAIVFSVPVFVPPMARLFLGESCGLSHGAAVLLTLTGIALITRPPLLFGGDAQQAGPAQTRGGVAAALVSTAFGASVYIVLRKLKHVHHWVVMFSFGWVAVLETGAFTLLTSGAQLQLPRCDYSVDRWLLVALGALSFGGQALVTLALKSEQAGPVSLIRSATNIVLVFAWQVAFFGELPDRYTVSGAVLVTGSVLLTGLRKWALAFPESSVTRSRLAWFVG; from the exons ATGACGACTTCGTGGTCTTCGCCAGACTTGCAGCCCCTGCTGCCACCAGCTGATGACGAGGCAATCAATCAGGAAGGATTCGAACCCACCGCGTGCGACGGTGAACTGTGTGCCAGCCGGGTAGGCGACGAGGACGACCAGAACGCGAGGACGACCAGCGGCCCCCACCCATGGCAGTTGTACAAGGGACTGGCTTTCTGCACGCTATCCAGCTTCTGCTTCTCCATCTGCACAGTCATCGTCAAGAGGCTAAA TTACATCCCGGCTGCCGAGTTGGCCGCGGTTCGCGGCCTAGGCATCCTGGTGTTCACGGCGCCCCTGCTGGTGCTTAGCCGCGAGCCCCCGCTGGGGCCCAGTGACTTGCGGGCGCTCCTCGTCCTGCGCGGCCTGCTAGGCGCCACCAACCTGTGCCTGAGCTTCTACGCCGTCCAGCACATGCCCATGGCCGACGCGACCGCCATCGTGTTCAGCGTGCCCGTGTTCGTGCCCCCCATGGCCAGGCTGTTCCTCGGGGAATCGTGCGGCTTGTCCCACGGGGCCGCCGTGCTGCTAACCCTAACGGGGATCGCTCTCATCACGAGGCCGCCGCTTCTGTTCGGCGGTGACGCGCAACAGGCAGGACCCGCACAGACGCGAGGTGGCGTTGCGGCAGCGCTCGTCTCGACTGCGTTCGGCGCGAGCGTCTACATCGTGCTGCGAAAGCTCAA GCACGTGCACCACTGGGTCGTCATGTTCAGCTTCGGCTGGGTCGCCGTGCTGGAGACAGGCGCCTTCACACTGCTGACGTCTGGCGCTCAGCTTCAGCTGCCCCGCTGTGATTACAGCGTCGACCGCTGGCTCCTCGTGGCGCTGGGGGCGCTCAGCTTCGGTGGCCAGGCGCTGGTGACGCTCGCCCTGAAGTCGGAGCAGGCCGGGCCCGTGTCCCTGATCCGATCGGCGACCAACATCGTCCTGGTGTTCGCCTGGCAGGTGGCCTTCTTCGGCGAGCTGCCCGACCGCTACACCGTGTCTGGCGCCGTGCTCGTCACCGGCAGCGTGCTGCTCACGGGCCTACGCAAGTGGGCGCTGGCGTTTCCCGAAAGTTCGGTCACGCGATCCAGGCTCGCGTGGTTCGTCGGCTGA